The nucleotide sequence atagtgtgaataagtcacaactactataccaaaaattatgacagccaccaaataagacaataaaacaacaataaagggaacaccagaatttacgaggttcggttAATTTtacctactcctcggacacaaccaatattttattctactccaaaaatacaagtgaaataatactaaagagagaagatacaaatgccttaaatagataagaaggcaaatgagaggtgtgtttcaatcctaaacattaggccttcttttatagggagaaaatcccccccaaacttaactcccaaccaatgtgggactttggcattttgccaaactttaACAGATTTCAACTATATATAAATATGAGTTGATGTTCAGCGATTGCTTTCATCCTTTTACATATATAGCAAAATTAAAATGAAGTTGTTAGTAACTTGCATTGCACTGTTTTTTAGTTTCACTCAGCAAGTAATTTCTCAATCGACCACCTATGATAATATGCAGATCGTATTACAATGGGCACCCACATTCTGTGGGAGGAATAAGTACTGCAACAATCCTGTTCCACAAAGTTTCACCTTGCATGGGCTTTGGCCGGCAAACAGTATTGGATATAGTCTACAATGTGCTCCACCTCCACAAGATACTAGCGTGGTCAGTATATATGTTCTTGAAAATACTTATTAGCATGTATAGTTGCCGTTTTTTGATGATTAGTACTagtacatatatattttttaacataTATAGAATTCAAAATTCTTCATATATGCATGTACTTACAGTGGACAACGGACAGACCGTTGCGGACAGCTCTTCAAAATTGTTGGTATAGTCTGATCCGGGGTCGTCCCGATTACATACTGTGGAAACATGAATGGAAGTATCATGGCTATTGCTCTAGCCATACAATAAAAGATACTGACTACTTCTGGGCTGCAGTACGCAAGTATGGAGAAAACACCAAGATTGTGGGCAAGGCGATTGTTGACAAACTGAGTGGTGAAGGAATCAATCCGTCAAATGATAAGGATTACAAAAAGAGTGCAATAACGAGTGCCTTGTCTGAAATTCTGGGCTttaattgttgcggaagccaaatgtatatagtgtgaataagtcacaactactataccaaaaattatgacagccaccaaataataaataagacaataaagcaacaataaagggaacaccagaatttacgaggttcggctaattttgcctactcctcggacacaaccaatattttattccactccaaaaatacaagtgaaataatactaaagagagaagatacaaatgccttaaacagatgagaaggcaaatgagaggtgtgtttcaatcctaaacattaggccttcttttataggggaaaaatccccccaaacttaactcccaaccaatgtgggactttggcattttgccaaacttcaacaaatctccaccttggcaaaattccacattttcaattctctctcaataacaaattttggttgtgtcttcatcttcaatcttcagtgttcaacaatgttgatcaaatccaaacaatgttgaaacttgatcgcagtcaccaccttagttagcatatcagcaggattctccgtagtatgaattttcttcattgtgactcctccttcttctatgatttctcgtacgaaatgatgccgaacatcaatatgcttcttccttgcatgataaacttggttcttcgctaattgaatagcactttgactatcacaaaaaattgtgatacctttttgttcaacaccaagctcctttagcaatccgtgaagccaaattgcctccttcacagcctctgtaatagccatgtactctgcctctgttgtagacaaaacAACTGTTGACtacaaagtagacttccaactaactggtgcttttgcaaaagtaaacacataaccagtagttgatcttcgtttgtccagatcacccgcaaaatctgagtcacaatatccaactacagattgATTgtattcctgctcaaaaactaacctgatatctacagtattatgaatataccgtagaatccacttcacagcttgccaatgctccttccctggattgtgcatatatctactaataactccaacagcttgtgaaatgtcaggccttgtgcaaaccattgcatacatcaagctaccaacagcatttgcgtatggtacctttgacatatactctcgttcagcttcatccattggcgacataatagtacttagcttaaaatgggaagcaagtggagtactaactggcttagtcttgtcatctatgccaaaacgttgaagtactctcttcaaatattccttttgagataaacagagtttctttgaacgtctatctctaattatctccatgccaagaattttctttgcctcacccaaatccttcatctcgaactccttcttcagttgaatcttcaacttatcaatttcttccgaattcttggaagctatcaacatatcatcaacatataggagaagatatacaaaggaaccatctttaatcttgtgcaaatacacacaatgatcgtatttgcttctcttgtacccttgccgcaacataaactcgtcaaatcgcttgtaccattgtctagaagattgtttcaatccgtacaacgatttttcaagtttgcacaccatattttcttttccagcaactttgaatccttctggctgagtcatgtagatttcctcctccaagtttccatgtaaaaacgcagtttttacatccatctgaactagttccaaatccaattgtgctaccaaagccaacataattctaatggaggaatgttttacaactggagaaaacacttcattgtaatcaataccctccttttgagcatatcctttggccaccaatattgctttgtagcgaacatctacttggttaggaaatccttccttctttgcaaatacccatttgcacccaattgctttctttcccttcgggagattggccaatctccatgtatgattctgatgaagggactgtatttcatcattcatggcaatcctccacttatcttcttctgaactttggacaacatctttataagtagtaggaacatcatcagctacaattgaggttgcacaagcaaccgtctctatgagacgaacatgtttcgttattgttctttttggcctgctggttgctattgattcaagttgttgttgaggttcctgagttggaatctcctctactggctctccttccagaggataatcttcatttgtttcctcctctgcttcttgtgtaggaaaaataaattttccctcaaactccacctgcttagaagcacctttattttgtttggtatcttctgttaccttatttaccatagcagattcatcaaaggtaacatctctgctgaatattactttctttgtcataggacaccataagcgatatcctttgactccagaagtaattcccataaaaatagccttctttgcccttggatccaattttgactccgtcacatgataatatgcagttgagccaaacacgtgcaaagagttataatctacagcaggttttccgtaccatttttcaaatggtgtcttgccatcaatagcagcagatggtagacgattaatgaggtggcatgcatatgtaattgtctcagcccaaaattctttgcccaagccagcattggacaacatacaccgtaccttctccagcaaggtccggttcatacgttctgccactccattctgttgtggtgtatgtctaacagtgaagtgtcggatgatgccatcattttcacagaccttattgaaatgatcatttttgtattcacctccattgtctgtgcgaatacacttgatcctcctgcctgtctgattctccaccatcgtcttccatttgagaaaaattcccaacacttcatctttgctcttcattgtatacacccatactcttcgggaaaaatcatcaacaaaggttacaaaatagtgcttccgacccaatgaaggtgttttggaaggaccccaaacatcagagtgtacataatccaaaatgcctttagtattatggatcgttgtaccaaatttaacccttgtctgtttcccctttaacacaatgctcacaaaactccaagttgcaagccttgactccttttaacaatccttgatctgatagagttttcaaggattttcctctagcatgtcccaagcgcatgtgccatagcttggttgcttctgcctctttgtcgtcactggatgtcactgtcgctgtcccaataactgtactgccacaatagcggtacatattattattcttccgattagccttcattaccactagtgcaccggaacatactctcatcactccattttctgcaatgattttaaacccttttgattccagggctcccacagagatgagattcttcttcaaatccggtacatatcgaacatctgttaatgttctgatcattccatcatggttccttaatcgtattgaaccaatgccatatgaggtaagagggctgttatccgctgtgtggacgactccatattctccttcttgaaattccacgaaccagtccctgttgggacacatatgatagctacaagccgagtccatcaaccatatgtctgatgatgttgatgactctgttgtaactaatgagaaatctgaatcatcacaatcagctacatttgaatccataatggcctttccattgttatgtttggccttattcttcaacttcggacagtctttcttccagtgccctttttctcgacaaaaggcacattcatctttgctgggtctggatcttgacttggatcttcccttctttgtcctcgtttgactttgaggacgacccctcacaaatagtgcttctccttctccgcccttctgtttttctcgctttctttgttcatagctgtacaaagccgaacaaacttctctgagagaaacttcgtcatttccatggagtagagtagtttcaaggtgctcgtactcatcaggaagtgacgccaacaacatcaaggccaagtcaccatcatcataagttgtatccatattttgcaaatctgtgaccaacttattgaaactggtgatatgttcattcatcgtggtaccaggaacataggtgaagtgaaacagtctcttcttcatgtacaatttattttgactgtttttcttcaaaaatttatcctccagtgctttccataatttaattgcagaagtttcctttgtgtatggatatttctgctctctagcaaggtaggatcgaatggtaccgcaagcaacacggttgataattctccaatcttcttctccaataacatctggtttcttttcttcaatggctagatctagcccttgttgaaaaaggacatctagaacctcgccttgccacatcccaaaatgcccggacccgtcaaaaatttctaccgcaaatttcgcatttgacacaattcttgtcataagcgaagatgccaatgatgacgtattgttgacacttgatgtagattcttcttgtttattgtctcccatatttgacacaaatattatttaatagctgacgacacaaatcaagattatttcctttctgatgtagaagatcagactaagctgcaaccacagagcatactcagacagaaccttgactcagttaccaagataaatcttttctgatgtggaagatcagactatgctgcaaccacagagcatacttagacagtaccttggctctgataccaattgttgcggaagccaaatgtatatagtgtgaataagtcacaactactataccaaaaattatgacagccaccaaataataaataagataataaagcaacaataaagggaacaccagaatttacgaggttcggctaattttgcctactcctcggacacaaccaatattttattccactccaaaatacaagtgaaataatactaaagagagaagatacaaatgccttaaacagatgagaaggcaaatgagaggtgtgtttcaatcctaaacattaggccttcttttataggggaaaaatccccctatacttaactcccaaccaatgtgggactttggcattttggcAAACTTCAACATTAATAACCAAGTGGATGTTGTTTATATATCATGCACTGATAAAAATACTACCCATGCCTTCCTCCACGAAATTTTCTTTTGTCTTGATAAGATGTTGGGGAATTTCATTCCCTGCCCACCAAGTCCAGACACTAGAGGCTGTGATGGTAAATCCAAGAGCACCAAAATCATCATTCCTGTATAATTAATAATCATAATTACTGGAGTAGGAGctggaaaaataaataaagaaatactaGTACTTGTTTCTATATACTATGGTGTGGAATATACATGCATATAAATGTTCTGCTTAATTACAGTGGCCGGGACACCCTAtctcttttctatttatttatctTTGCGAAATAATGATTAACTGCTTAGCATGAATTAAAGACAAAAGAGTAACCAGAAAAAAAGAAGGATATCTTCTCTCTTCTATTTCTGCAGAAAGATTAATATTAGTAATCCACATTAAGAAAAGGATTACTAGTAGTAACTTATTATAGTACTAATTGTTAATTCACATTTGTGCTTCGACAGCTAATTATTTGTTGCTCACTCACTCTGAGAAATGCCACCAAAGCCTTGTGGATTTCGAGAGGGAAAAAGctaattactaagaaaattctcccatgaGAATATGTTAATAGATCACACGTTtgacaatttttttattttttactaaacatatatttacttattaaaaatttaacaaagtaagattgaaataatatttatgtaagcAAAAATTCCGAAAAACACGGCAAAACCGAACCAAtgcaaaccgatatagttggtttggtttgattgtgataaaaaccgaaccaacccggtccatcaTTCTGGAGCTTCACCTCTTAATCTAATGGATATAAAGCTCAAAGGAGGCATCAGGAAAGTTGCAATGGTCCAGCTGCTATACATTCTCTCATTTCAATGTTACTAAGCTTTCCTTATAAACATAAACCCCACAGTTGCGTCGCAGGACTGGGTGACAAAATCCAAGACGTCTTGTCTTCGTAGTCCTAACATTATAGGAGACTAGCCGAGAACGTTTAGTTACCAAAATGAGACAGCTGGAATACCAAGTCCTAGGATAAGTGAAGCATTGAAAGGTAAAACGTTTGTTCCAAACCCCTGGTTGGATCATTACCCATATATCATGAACACAATTTCCATAAAAGGGCAAGAGGGCAACCGAGTCGTCAAGCAATATCAGAGAACTAAAAGAGATATCATCTGGCCCTTCAATCTCTTCAAACACCTCATTGCTAAAGTCAAACAAAACAATGCTGTACTTAAGCCCCTCGCTTAGCAGCCAATAATAAGCCCCATTCAGATAAGCAGTACCATAGGATTCATGTAAAGAGCGTCCGTATGAATAGAATTTAATTTTAGGTGTAATGTTTCTACATGAGTCGGTAGAACAAGAGTAGACAGCTGCATATTCATATTCACCACAGTGGAAATTATAGTAAACCACCTTATAGTCATTAGTCAAGGGATCTAATCTGAACCCACAGTGAGTGTATTGGATTTTGTGATGAGGGAGGTGCCTCACCTCTCTGGTCGAAGGATTCCACAGCGCCATTGCAAAGATTTGCATGTATCTGTTTTCGGGATCAATTTCTCTCTGCAACAAAAACAATCCATCCACAGAGCCTATAACATTCGTCATACCTTTAAATCTATGGATATAATCAGGAGATTCACCATCTCCATGATTCTCTGGAATCAAAGCAATGGGAGGGGAATCATCACGCGCATTATAATCATAAATCATGAATTGGGAAGGCTTATTCTTGCTACAATTCAAGTGTTTTCTAATAAAAGCGGGGCTCTTGATAAGAACATACCAGTTCTTGCACACGCATTTGAATCTCAACAACGACTTCACGGGCAGCCTGAGTAGAATTTCTCCGTCTAAATCTTCAGGGAAAGGCCTACGGCCAATTTTGCTGCTGCCAATATATAGTAAATGGAGACGCAACAAATCGAAATAGAAGAAATAAGGGTCAAGTGTTCCGAAATTAGTACAAGCGAAAAGAACACAGAAATTGATTGGGAAAAATCTAGATTGGTAGGactgaggaagatgaagaaaatgGTAGTGCCATTGATGAATGAATTACTGCACATTTCCCTCTCTAAATAGAAGAAATTATTGTTGTAATACAATCCCCATTTTTAGGCGTTGattcattctcttttatttaattgCCACAATAATGGGTATATTATATTAAtcttgttatgaaataaaagcaatttagtaaatcatgaacaagaaataaaagcaatttagtaaagtatgaacaagaaataaaagcaacttagtaaaacatg is from Nicotiana tabacum cultivar K326 chromosome 18, ASM71507v2, whole genome shotgun sequence and encodes:
- the LOC107777587 gene encoding F-box/kelch-repeat protein At3g06240-like encodes the protein HQWHYHFLHLPQSYQSRFFPINFCVLFACTNFGTLDPYFFYFDLLRLHLLYIGSSKIGRRPFPEDLDGEILLRLPVKSLLRFKCVCKNWYVLIKSPAFIRKHLNCSKNKPSQFMIYDYNARDDSPPIALIPENHGDGESPDYIHRFKGMTNVIGSVDGLFLLQREIDPENRYMQIFAMALWNPSTREVRHLPHHKIQYTHCGFRLDPLTNDYKVVYYNFHCGEYEYAAVYSCSTDSCRNITPKIKFYSYGRSLHESYGTAYLNGAYYWLLSEGLKYSIVLFDFSNEVFEEIEGPDDISFSSLILLDDSVALLPFYGNCVHDIWVMIQPGVWNKRFTFQCFTYPRTWYSSCLILVTKRSRLVSYNVRTTKTRRLGFCHPVLRRNCGVYVYKESLVTLK